The Elaeis guineensis isolate ETL-2024a chromosome 11, EG11, whole genome shotgun sequence genomic interval TATAATCATGACATGGGGTGCTAATGATTTTAGGTTGTGGAAAAAACAAATCTGGAGTTAATTACTGCTAACTCTCTTACTTTGGAATTAACTATGCCATTGCTATAGTGTGGAATAATTTTCTTCAAGTTAGGTGCAAAAAGTAACCTTACAAAATTTCACTTTCCATTTTGCTCGATAAATTGGTTACTTTTCTAGCATTTGGTAGATTAAAGTGGAAAAGGGTTTAAAGGGGCCTTTATTCCATACAACCCTTCTTTAGCTAGCAATCAACTGCAGAATTAGCGAATACATCTTTGGTCAACTCACACAGCTGAAAATTGAATCAATTTAAGGTGTCACTCAGCTTCTATGCAACTTAATTGGTGGTTGATGATATTTCAGAGATCATAGAACCATTACTCTTGAACTGGACTATGTTCTTTCTTTTTTCAACCTCCCCATATATGTCATGGTTATTGTGACAAGTTCAATAACCCAGTGAGGATGATAGATTGTAGCAGTTTTTGATTTTTACAACTGTGCACCTTCTAATACAGATTATTGAAAATGAGAACCTCACACACTCCATGTGAGCAATTCCAAATAGTGGGAAGGACCAACAATGTGCTCAACTGACTTTTGGTCTTATAGCCATACCTTCTCTTATAgcaaaatgaggaaaaaaaatacTGTGCTATTCATCTTACATACTAATCCAATTTGGGTCTATGATCAATCCCAACCTAGAAACTGCAAGATAACTTTCTTTATAACAATAGGGTATCGAACTCGTGATTTTGTTTGGGTAGGTAGATGTTGAAAGGTATTAAGGAGGTCCCTACTGAAAGGAACAGACATGAGTAGCAACCACGTTATAGAGTGGAAGATTGGATGCATTTGTGATTGACAAAGAGAGGTAAATTTAAATCATTATATGGTGGGATATTtgaatgagagatcacttgactTTTGACAATTTCTGGCTGAAACCATGTTGTATGGCACTATGATTTGGAATAATCTTCCTATTGGTTGAGTAAGAGgattatcttcttgtgtaatcagTTCTGGTTCTTTCATTTCTTCTAATTTCTTTGTTTTCTTACAATGAGAAGGACATAGATCTCATCTTTTATGTATTTATCATCTTTGATGCAATAGCATATGCTTAGTTCAAAACGGCTTGTGAAGAAACTAGAGGACATCTTCTTCAACCTAGTATGAGTTTAGAATGTGTTTCTGAAAGGTTTCTTTAAAATTTCTGTGAGTATGGAACAAAAGGATCAACATCCTAAATAGAAAGGTTTTCCCTTCTGATAGTGTGGAACCTGAAAGATCAAAGAGAATTATTTTTCCAAAAGCTTATTGTTTTAGATATTCGAACTGTTGATCAAGGTAATTGTGTTCAATAAGTATCATGGCAGTGATAGTGACCATAACATCTGGATCTTTGAATGTGCATATTATTTGCGGTAAGTTTGCATGCTTCTAAACAATTTAAACTTGTGGACTGGTGATGCCAAATTAGCTACGAGTTGTCTAGATTTACTCTATATTTTTCTCAACCCTTATTTTAAACAATTTAAACTTGTGGACTGGTGATGCCGAATTAGCTACAAGTTGTCTAGATTTACTCTATATTTTTTTCTGCCCTTATTTTAAACAATTTAAACTTGTGGACTGGTGATGCCAAATCAGCTACAAGTTGTCTAGATTTACTCTATATTTTTCTCAACCCTTATTTTCATCTGTGGCTTGCAGGAGTGGGATGCTTTGATGCTGTCCAATTTTGCACTGGAACAGCAATTGCATACAGCAAGGCAAGAACTAAGTCATGCGCTATACCAGGTATTAATTAATTGTATTATTTTATTTTGCAATTAGTGGCATATTCTGCCAGTCCGTAGGGGCTTTCTTTGTTCTTTCTACTTGGTGGCAGCTGATGTTAGAGTAACTTTATCTTTGACATAAGTATATCTAGTTCAAAGTCTTTTTGGTTCTGTAGTCTGATATATACATCTTTATGAAGCCTTTGGTTATCATGACTCATTTTAATTTTTCCTTTACATTTATTTGCCAGCATGATGCTGCATGCCGTGTTATAGCAAGATTAAAGAAGGAAAGGGATGAGGCCAGAATGCTCTTGGCTCAGGCTGAAAGACAGATTCCTTCATCAATGGCATCTGCTGCTAATGCAAACAATATTGTCAGCAATGGGAAAAGAGGTTTCTGTTATTTGCTATTGTTATTATTGAACTTTAGTAGTCCAGCAGGAATTGGTTCCACATCTCAAGAATTTGCTTATTTGCAGCTGCAGAGGAGGAGTTGGGCCCTGATGGGAAAAGAATTCATCCAGGTATAAATCCTGGTATGATTGCAGAACTTACAGAGTGTAATGCTATGCTTTCAGGACAGCGGAAGAAGCGGCAGGTACTTATTTTTTTTGCTATGTAACTATAGCAGCTGTTTTTGTATCAATATGAGCCAAAGCTTCCTAATGATTTGTGGAAGAAATGGCTGAACCAAAATTTATTAACAAAAATGGAATACAAGGATATAAACACATGCGCACACACACACCTGGCTAGCGTGTGGAGAGAGAGGGGGTCCTATATTTTTATGCTTGGATGGAGAAAGTAAAATAATGTCAGGTGCTTGACTTTTTACATTTGTTTCTTAAATGATGTAAGGTGATCCATTTCTTGTGTTTGCTAGATTTCACCAACATTGGCGCCTATTGATGCATTGGAGAGATACACACAAATTTCTAGTCATCCCCTTCACAAGACTAACAAGCCGGGCATACTATCTGTCGATATCCATCCTTCAAAGGTACACTTAGATGATTTTCTGTGCTTCAACCTGCTATCATGCTTTTGTCTGTCCTTATCTTAACAAAATATTTGTATGTATTCACCAACACCTGCATTGGAAACGCATCTTGTGCATGAAGAGGACCATGCAATAGCCATGTGGATGAAATGGTGAAATATTATGACCTAATATGACAGTTGGCTGACATGAGAAAAAGGTTTTCCAATTTCTGTTCTCGTCCAAATGctaccaatttattttttgataatcacCACAAATTTGCTTCTGGTGTTCAAATAATCGGAGCTGTTAACAAGTAGCTCAGGCTTGGCTTAGTAGCATGGTTCAATCGGGCTGGTTCAATACGGTAATGGACCAAGCTCAAAATCATTTAGAGCTTGAGTCACAGATAAGCCGAGACTGAACACTCTGggcttgcaaaaataaataaaagctcaGCCTCTGCTTGATGACAGGCTTGTCCAATTAGCAGATGAGCCAAGTTTCAATAGTTGTTGCCAAAAGTTGGGCTCAAGTATGTAACGAGTGCATACCGGGCACCTTAGTACTTGGCCTAGCTCAGCTTGTTTGCACGCCAACTTGGGAGTGGCTGGAGCCATTTTGTATGAGCTGGTACCTTGCAGACATGCCATTATGTTGTTTTTAGGAAGTCCTTTATCGAAGAACAACCAGCATCAAATATATAATGATAAAGCTTGGTGGGGTGGTGGTATAGTTTGGTTATTTCATTTTTAAGAGATTGAATAATTTTTGAGCATGTTGTTACTTCACATTGCTCATGTTTGCTGAATATCAGAATATCCATGTGTAGTGCAAGGATAACAAAGGGCAATGCATATTTTTGGTACCACTAAGAGACCTAAATCGAATGTTTAATTACTTGTTTTAGTATTCTAATTGGGCAGACATGTATTGAGATGTCACCGGTGCATATTATGTATATAGTCCATATATGGTATTGCTGTGAATGATAGAAGCAATATGAAACTGGACAGAATAATTGTTTTTCCATTTCAGTTTTGTTAGATGTGAAGTTTTTGTGTATAACATTATTAATATTGTTGCATTTTGAAAGAACAATTATTACATACATTTTTTGATTGGAATTTGAGAAATCTATTTGACTCATTTGAATCATGTTCGTAAATGATTAACAGGATATAATTGCAACTGGAGGGATTGATGCAAATGCAGTACTTTTTGATAGGTCAGCAGGTCAGATCATATGTACGCTCACTGGACACTCAAAGAaggttttttcatctttttcttcctGTATTAGAGTGgcctttcttgattttctttgatttttttaaaccTTCTAATATCATTAGTATTTAACTGAAATTATAGGTTACCAGTGTGAAATTTGTTCCTCGGGATGAGCTTCTTATATCTGGCTCAGGAGATAAGGTTAGTCATTACCTAGTCATCTGTTACCCCATATATCACTGCTATAGTTTCATATTTAATTAGCTTGCTGAATGATCCACATTTGTTGTCTATGGGAAACTGCACTGTTTTGTGGTTTATTTTGGACATCTTAAATGTAAAATTGTTTAGTTTCTTAAATATGAGTTGCACTTCAATAAATTTTGTCCTTCATGTTGGCATTCTCATTTATACAAACCTTGGCGGTTATCTTATTTGTGTGCAAGTGAGACAATAAGTAGGGATTTCATGCCAACTGCTTATATTTATGAGAGAATATGCTAAATCACAACACTTTTGTTCACAGATTTGGGTGAAACTTATCCGACTACCGAGCTTCTATGTCTCTAGTATGATAATCCATTTTATGACAAATCTTTTGCCTTTAAAGTATGCAAGCTGTTATCATTCTATTGCTAGACTGTCATGTTTCTGTAAAATCCTTGCTCCAACACATGACTTAAACTTGGCTTGAACTGACTGCCCACGATGAAAAAAGGATGCTGCTGTTGAAATCAATTTCTTTCTGATGACTTCTCCTCAAGCACTTTTGCTGCACAAATTAATATTGATGAAATTTTGTTCTTTATTTGTTATAGTCAATGTTAACCCATTATATGTTTTCTCATAAGCGAAAGAGTTGATTTATTATTGTTCCCCTTCATtttttcatattctttttgttatcATCATATATTCCCTTTCCTATCAaaagaaactattttttaaaataaaatcttgtaTGCTTGATTGTGTGCATGTTTCATAAACATTGCAGAAATAATGTTTTGAGCCTGTAGGCAGTACATGGATGGAAAGAGGGAGGAGCACCGAGGTGCTAGATAGGTGCCTACAGGTCAAGGTGGCCGAAAATAATAAATcacaaaaattaataaatattaggaGAATCCTAAAAGCATGGTTATAAcgcaaaaaattaaatataagatgtTGCAAGCCAATGGAACTATCAAACAATATCAATATTGATTTGTAAATTGATTTCATCCTCCACATAAAAACATGATACAGAATGTTAAGGTGGATCCTTGGGTGGCTGTTTTCAGAACATTTTGCACAAACTGTCTTCCTAAATTTGTTCAATCAGCCGATTGATGGGAATTGGATGGATGCTGCGTAGGTAGCGGATGTGCATACTATGGTTTCGAAAGAGGGCTTTATGATCTTTAATGCAAGTGCAATGGATGCATGCTACATATGTGCACTTTATAAGCTGAGAATTGCCTCtggaattattaataaaatagtagTTGGATCAGTTCATCTGGAAAATAGACAAATGAGAACGGGTATATACCTAGAACATGAAGTGAAAATTGAAAAGGGAAGCAGTACCATATCTTTTTATAGGGAAAAAAAAAGTCGGTATGCTGTGTGCCCAAATGTGTTTTGTTGTAGGTGGGCATGTTTCAGTTAGGGGCTGGTAGGTGGGAATATTGGTCTGTATTTGGTTTGCATTGTTTGCATGCGTGGCATTAATGCCCTCTCTTATGAGCATGCTTCCAAACATATGTAGATGATGAAAGTCCTTTAACTTGGTATGCTTAATTATCTACTAGTTTGGATCCTCTAAGATCTCAAAAGTTATGCTGACTGACTTATGAAAAATCCACCACTATTTTCTCTTGTTATTCATGAGGATAATAGAGAAGAAGAAAGTATGTTTAACTTATATTTGACCTTCCAAAATGGCCATATTTGGAGAATAATATAACTATAACCTGTGCTTCAGAAAGATGCAGCTGTAAACTACTAACTAAAATTTCAAAGTTCATCATCTGCCTGTGGATATATCACAAAAACTGGAAATTTGATATTGCATAGAATTTTCAAATTCCAAAAACTGGATGGTTGATCTTgcatataattttcaaaatatctgTAAACACCGACTGTTGTTAATTTTACTTCACTGAATTGATTCACCATGCATTCAACTGCAGACTGTTCGTATTTGGCAAGGGACTGAAGATGGGAATTATGATTGTGTACATGTCTTGAAAGACCATAGTGCAGAGGTATGATCAGTTACTGAAACTTGGTTCCATAGGAAAATATTTGGCTGCTGCATGTTCTCTTTTCAGGACAAGTGGTTGATAAATGATAATCCCATTCATGCAAAAAGTAAagagaacataattttcaattacTGTAATTTAGAAAGTTCTTATTagctaaaattatataataatttgGTAATCAATGgctttttcttatctttgaaaTTAAGGATCTTGCCATTTTCCATTCATACATGTATGCTGTTACTGTATacatatgaagaattaattatgtTGTAGTTAATATTGAGCCGTAGTGTGCTAATTTGCAGCAAGTTTTGCATTGAAAACGATTTGAGATCGAGTTTCCACATGAATGATTGGGAAAACATTTCTATCAACCATTTGAAAGGCTGAAGATGAGAAAGACCCATCAAAACATGTCTATATATGCAATCTTGATATGCAAGTTATTTATTGCTATGCCATGCAGTCAGTGTTAACCTCCTAAAAAGGGTGTTTGTAGAAATACGAATCAAGCAAATTTCATGAGGAATAGATGATTTGATAATCCGATCAAATAAACTCGGGATTTGAAATCACTGCTAATATACTTGGTATTGACCACAAGACATTCTATAGTAATGGTAAGAGGAGGAAAGGAAGGATTTACCTGGTGTGATTTTTTTCCTAGGAACCCTAGATGCTGTCAGAGTAAAGGATTGATAACAAGGCACAAATAGGGTTGCCAGTGGGTCAGGCTGTGTCGAGCTGGgtttggatcaaaaaaaaaaaaatcaggttggaaaatgtaaattcatatccaACCCATTTATTTTACATAAGCCCATATTCACCCACCAACTCATTTAAGTTTTCACTGATCAAACAcacatataatataaaaataaagtaaaagaTGGTATTCAAAGATAACAAGCAACAAAATGGAATCTAACTTCAAAACTAAATAGGGATAAAGCTAGGTAAAATGTAACCCCACATCCCAAAATCCCCTTTGCCTATCCTGCCCATCACTCTCTATAGCCTTTTTATTTCCCAACTGAACCAAAACCccatgaaaaaaatttagataactaTCAACAATGTTGAATCTAGAAGTTGGTTCCTGACCAGTTCACTCCTGGTGATCCATCAGGTCTGGGGCTCAACTGAAACCCATGCATTTATAATCCGGTTGATTTTGAGTTGACCTGGAGCCAACCTGACTTTAGGAACACCCCTCCAGGCCCATTTATGCCGGGTGGGGATTTGTGCGTGTTGGTGGGTAGATGTCAGATTTCTAGTTATTGACTAGTTTGCTTAATATAAATTGATACTCTTATCAGATGTTCTGACAACCTTTAGTTTTAAAAGTATGGTTATACAGAATTTGCTGAACAATTTATGTGCACAGCACTCATCTTATCATATATGTTGTCTATTGAAAGAGAATTGGtgggaaaaaaataaacaatatgCACCCTGAATTTATGCTTAGCGCCCCATAGCTGCAAGATAGTATGATATTTTAATTATTGTAGTGTTTCAAGAAATTTTATGGTAGCTTTCTTGATCTTTCTGTGTCTTGCATGTTACTTGGTTAGGTACAGGTATTTTGGTTATACCTCTGACCGGTGATTTTAATTTATGTTTCAACTTTTCAATCAGGTACAAGCGGTCACGGTCCATGCTACAAATAATTACTTTGTGACTGCTTCCTTGGACAACACTTGGTGTTTCTATGATCTTGCTACTGGATCATGCCTCACtcaggttctctctctctctctgtcataaGAACAATCTTGCAAACCTCAGGGATGTGAACTAATTGATAAGATGCATATCCAGGTTGGTGAAGCTTCAGGAGAAGAGGGCTACACTTCAGCTGCCTTTCACCCTGATGGTCTTATCCTTGGAACAGGCACTTCTGAAGCACTTGTTAGAATTTGGGATGTAAAATCACAGGTAAAAGCGCGAAACATTTGAAGTCACAATATTCTAATGGTCGAGTTGCGGCCATCCTTGGAAAATTTCAAGCATTCTTTGACTTGCGGTTATTTGTAGTCAAATGTTGCAAAATTTGATGGGCATGCTGGAGCAGTCACTGCCTTGTCTTTTTCTGAAAATGGTTATTTCC includes:
- the LOC105054436 gene encoding pre-mRNA-processing factor 19 isoform X1 produces the protein MICAISGEVPEEPVLSKKSGLLFERRLIERHIADYAKCPVTKEALTMDDILPVKTNKAAKPRPLQAASIPGLLGMFQNEWDALMLSNFALEQQLHTARQELSHALYQHDAACRVIARLKKERDEARMLLAQAERQIPSSMASAANANNIVSNGKRAAEEELGPDGKRIHPGINPGMIAELTECNAMLSGQRKKRQISPTLAPIDALERYTQISSHPLHKTNKPGILSVDIHPSKDIIATGGIDANAVLFDRSAGQIICTLTGHSKKVTSVKFVPRDELLISGSGDKTVRIWQGTEDGNYDCVHVLKDHSAEVQAVTVHATNNYFVTASLDNTWCFYDLATGSCLTQVGEASGEEGYTSAAFHPDGLILGTGTSEALVRIWDVKSQSNVAKFDGHAGAVTALSFSENGYFLATAALDGVKLWDLRKLRNFRSFTPYDSDTPTNSVEFDFSGSYLAIAGSDIRVYQVANVKLEWNHIRTFADLSGTGKVTCIKFGADAKYMAVGSMDRNLRIFSLPGNDSEEPRSPGH
- the LOC105054436 gene encoding pre-mRNA-processing factor 19 isoform X2, translating into MFQNEWDALMLSNFALEQQLHTARQELSHALYQHDAACRVIARLKKERDEARMLLAQAERQIPSSMASAANANNIVSNGKRAAEEELGPDGKRIHPGINPGMIAELTECNAMLSGQRKKRQISPTLAPIDALERYTQISSHPLHKTNKPGILSVDIHPSKDIIATGGIDANAVLFDRSAGQIICTLTGHSKKVTSVKFVPRDELLISGSGDKTVRIWQGTEDGNYDCVHVLKDHSAEVQAVTVHATNNYFVTASLDNTWCFYDLATGSCLTQVGEASGEEGYTSAAFHPDGLILGTGTSEALVRIWDVKSQSNVAKFDGHAGAVTALSFSENGYFLATAALDGVKLWDLRKLRNFRSFTPYDSDTPTNSVEFDFSGSYLAIAGSDIRVYQVANVKLEWNHIRTFADLSGTGKVTCIKFGADAKYMAVGSMDRNLRIFSLPGNDSEEPRSPGH